One segment of Pasteurella skyensis DNA contains the following:
- the murA gene encoding UDP-N-acetylglucosamine 1-carboxyvinyltransferase — protein MEKFRVQGSVTLQGDVYISGAKNAALPILFATILAQEPVTLTNVPDLKDVETTFKILRELGVVVERDDQNVVTVDATHINHYIAPYELVKTMRASIWALAPLLTRFHEGQVSLPGGCTIGARPVDMHISALEKMGATIVLDQGYVKAQVNQRLVGCRIYMDKVSVGATLSVMMAATLAQGTTLIENAAREPEVVDTGEFLQKMGAKITGLGSDMITIEGVDSLGGCEHSIVPDRIETGTFLVAAAVSKGKITCHNTKANTLDAVIEKLREAGMQVDVTEDTITLDSKGQRPQAVNVRTMPHPAFPTDMQAQFTLLNTIAEGTSTITETIFENRFMHIPELIRMGAKVEIEGNTAICHGIQQLSGAQVMATDLRASISLVLAGLIATGETVVDRVYHIDRGYENIEEKLRLIGANIERFSE, from the coding sequence ATGGAAAAGTTTCGTGTTCAAGGATCCGTTACCCTACAAGGTGACGTTTATATTTCTGGTGCTAAAAATGCAGCACTGCCTATTCTTTTTGCAACCATCCTTGCACAAGAGCCCGTCACATTAACCAATGTCCCTGATTTAAAAGATGTAGAAACCACCTTTAAAATTTTAAGAGAGTTGGGTGTTGTTGTTGAACGAGATGATCAGAATGTAGTGACTGTTGATGCAACGCATATCAATCACTATATTGCACCTTATGAATTAGTTAAAACAATGCGAGCATCGATTTGGGCGTTAGCGCCTCTGTTAACTCGTTTTCACGAGGGACAAGTCTCTTTACCAGGTGGGTGTACGATCGGAGCGAGACCTGTTGATATGCATATTTCTGCATTAGAAAAAATGGGTGCTACTATTGTACTTGATCAAGGTTATGTAAAAGCACAGGTTAATCAACGTTTGGTTGGCTGTCGTATTTATATGGATAAAGTAAGTGTAGGAGCAACATTATCAGTAATGATGGCTGCAACATTAGCACAGGGTACGACTCTTATTGAAAATGCAGCTCGTGAGCCAGAAGTGGTAGATACTGGAGAGTTTTTGCAGAAAATGGGAGCGAAGATTACTGGTCTGGGTTCTGATATGATTACTATTGAAGGTGTAGATTCTTTAGGTGGCTGTGAGCATAGTATCGTGCCTGATCGTATCGAAACAGGAACATTTTTGGTGGCCGCAGCAGTATCGAAAGGTAAAATTACGTGTCACAATACAAAAGCAAACACCCTTGATGCCGTGATTGAAAAATTACGTGAAGCAGGTATGCAAGTTGATGTAACAGAAGATACTATTACTCTTGATTCAAAAGGGCAACGTCCACAAGCAGTGAACGTGAGAACAATGCCACACCCTGCTTTTCCAACCGATATGCAGGCTCAATTTACATTATTAAATACCATAGCAGAAGGTACTAGCACTATTACTGAAACCATTTTTGAAAATCGTTTTATGCATATTCCTGAGTTAATTAGAATGGGTGCTAAAGTAGAAATTGAAGGGAATACAGCCATTTGTCACGGTATTCAGCAATTATCTGGTGCTCAAGTAATGGCAACAGATTTACGAGCTTCCATTAGCCTTGTTTTAGCTGGATTGATCGCAACAGGCGAAACAGTTGTTGATCGTGTTTATCATATCGATCGTGGTTATGAAAATATTGAAGAAAAATTACGCCTTATAGGGGCAAATATAGAACGTTTTAGTGAGTAA
- a CDS encoding BolA family protein, which produces MELKKIEEMLNSALELDEVYVQGDGSHFGVIAVSDSFASLSKVKQQQMIYAPLADLFATNTIHALTIKTFTTEQWKKEKLLNMPS; this is translated from the coding sequence ATGGAATTAAAGAAAATTGAAGAGATGTTGAATAGTGCTTTAGAGCTTGATGAAGTTTATGTTCAGGGAGATGGTTCTCATTTTGGCGTGATTGCAGTGAGTGATTCTTTTGCATCATTATCAAAAGTGAAGCAACAGCAAATGATTTATGCACCGCTTGCGGATCTTTTTGCAACAAATACAATTCATGCATTAACCATTAAAACATTTACAACAGAGCAGTGGAAAAAAGAAAAATTGCTTAATATGCCGAGTTAA
- a CDS encoding STAS domain-containing protein produces the protein MKLPKPLRWNIQQDSDSLTVVLSGNLIRDTLSPIWEQRASFLTLTSEQSIYWDLGKISAIDSAGLTLLIELLHFYSKTNVNRVINVPDSIFDLAQLFDLQEWLDQFTE, from the coding sequence ATGAAATTACCAAAACCATTACGTTGGAATATCCAGCAAGATAGTGATAGTTTAACTGTTGTATTGTCAGGTAATTTAATCAGAGACACGTTGTCCCCTATTTGGGAGCAACGTGCTTCTTTTTTAACCTTGACATCTGAACAATCTATCTATTGGGATCTTGGGAAAATTAGTGCTATAGATTCTGCAGGATTGACATTATTGATTGAGTTACTTCATTTTTACAGTAAAACAAATGTAAATCGAGTAATAAATGTGCCTGATAGTATTTTCGATCTCGCACAACTTTTTGATTTACAAGAGTGGCTTGATCAATTTACAGAATAA
- the mlaC gene encoding phospholipid-binding protein MlaC, whose amino-acid sequence MIKAFKKIVFTGIIALSTLFSTQVSANTSPYVLMQETADKLFSDIKANQDKINADPNYLRTIVRNDLIPYVHVKYAGLLVLGKYLKKANAQQRNDFFDVFGQFIEQSYAQVLTQYTNQKIEIEKPKSVENKVVVSIRVNILASNNNEPIKLDFKWRKNSKTGEWQAYDMSAEGVSMVATKQNEWSGILRKNGIDALIQRISKSTQKPITLSK is encoded by the coding sequence ATGATAAAAGCATTTAAGAAAATAGTTTTTACAGGCATTATTGCATTATCAACACTATTTTCTACACAGGTATCTGCAAATACAAGTCCTTATGTATTAATGCAGGAAACAGCGGATAAACTTTTTAGTGATATAAAAGCGAATCAGGATAAAATCAACGCGGATCCTAATTATTTACGCACCATAGTGCGTAATGATTTAATACCTTATGTTCATGTGAAATATGCAGGTTTATTGGTGTTAGGAAAATATTTAAAAAAAGCAAATGCGCAGCAACGCAATGATTTTTTTGACGTCTTCGGACAGTTTATTGAGCAATCTTATGCTCAAGTATTGACACAATATACGAATCAAAAAATAGAAATCGAAAAGCCTAAATCAGTTGAGAATAAAGTGGTGGTGAGCATTCGAGTTAATATTTTAGCTTCTAATAATAATGAACCTATTAAATTAGATTTTAAATGGCGTAAAAATAGTAAAACAGGCGAGTGGCAAGCTTATGATATGTCTGCAGAAGGGGTAAGTATGGTTGCAACTAAGCAGAATGAATGGAGTGGGATTTTACGTAAAAATGGTATTGATGCATTAATTCAACGAATTTCTAAATCTACTCAAAAGCCTATTACACTAAGTAAATAG
- the mlaD gene encoding outer membrane lipid asymmetry maintenance protein MlaD, translating into MRQSLKYEFWVGLFVLIGLAALMFLSLRVANVQGFSSEKTYTLYATFDNIGGLKVRAPVKVGGVVIGRVSDISLDADNYTPKVTLAVNEKFNTIPDTSSLSIKTAGLLGEQYIALNIGFVLEGETSMLKEGDTFFDTNSAMVLEDLIGQFLYGDKKEQSSKTDTITE; encoded by the coding sequence ATGAGACAATCGTTAAAATATGAGTTTTGGGTAGGATTATTTGTACTCATAGGACTTGCAGCTTTAATGTTTTTAAGTTTACGTGTTGCGAACGTACAAGGATTCTCGTCGGAAAAAACTTATACCCTTTATGCAACTTTTGATAATATTGGCGGACTAAAAGTACGAGCACCTGTTAAAGTCGGTGGCGTCGTGATTGGACGTGTTTCGGATATTAGTTTAGATGCAGATAATTACACACCAAAAGTAACATTAGCAGTAAATGAAAAATTTAATACTATTCCTGATACAAGTTCACTGTCCATTAAAACAGCAGGGTTACTGGGTGAACAATATATTGCACTAAATATCGGTTTTGTACTTGAAGGCGAAACAAGTATGTTAAAAGAAGGCGATACTTTCTTTGATACTAACTCGGCAATGGTATTAGAAGATTTGATTGGTCAGTTCTTATACGGCGATAAAAAAGAACAGAGTTCAAAAACGGACACTATCACAGAATAA
- the mlaE gene encoding lipid asymmetry maintenance ABC transporter permease subunit MlaE — protein sequence MIKLISLFGASLIKFIREFGRSNLMLWGALVGKPQFKKNAPLVIKHLYVLGVQSLLIIMLSGLFIGMVLGLQGYVVLVDFSAETSLGQLVSLSLLRELGPVVTALLFAGRAGSALTAEIGLMKATEQLSSLEMMAIDPLRRVIAPRFWAGVISMPILAVIFTAIGIWGGSLVGVDWKGVDSGSFWSVMQNSVTLTDLFDGSIKSVFFAFAVVWIALFNGYNALPTSEGISQATTKTVVNASLVVLGLDFILTAIMFGG from the coding sequence ATGATTAAATTGATTTCATTGTTTGGTGCTTCCCTTATTAAGTTTATTCGTGAATTTGGACGTTCCAATTTAATGCTCTGGGGCGCTTTGGTAGGTAAACCACAATTTAAAAAGAATGCCCCTTTAGTGATTAAACATCTGTATGTCTTGGGTGTACAATCATTATTGATTATTATGCTATCAGGCTTATTTATCGGTATGGTACTTGGGCTACAGGGATATGTTGTTTTAGTTGATTTTTCTGCTGAAACAAGTTTGGGGCAATTAGTCTCTCTTTCCCTATTAAGAGAATTGGGACCTGTTGTCACAGCGCTATTATTTGCTGGACGGGCAGGTTCTGCTTTAACCGCTGAAATAGGTTTAATGAAAGCGACAGAACAACTTTCTAGTCTTGAAATGATGGCTATTGATCCTTTAAGACGAGTTATTGCCCCTCGTTTTTGGGCAGGTGTTATTTCAATGCCAATTTTAGCCGTTATTTTTACTGCAATTGGTATTTGGGGTGGTTCACTCGTTGGTGTGGATTGGAAAGGAGTTGATTCAGGAAGTTTTTGGTCAGTGATGCAAAACAGTGTTACTTTAACTGATCTTTTTGATGGTTCAATTAAAAGTGTGTTTTTTGCTTTTGCGGTGGTATGGATTGCACTGTTTAATGGTTATAATGCATTGCCTACCTCAGAAGGAATTAGTCAGGCAACAACAAAAACTGTTGTTAATGCTTCTTTAGTAGTATTAGGATTAGATTTTATCTTAACTGCTATTATGTTTGGTGGTTAA
- the mlaF gene encoding phospholipid ABC transporter ATP-binding protein MlaF, whose product MQETKNLIEVRNLTFKRGNRIIYDNLNLQVQAGKITAIMGPSGIGKTTLLRLIGGQLQPEMGEILFDGEDVCKANNKTLYKIRQRMGMLFQSGALFTDLSTFDNVAYPIREHTQLPEELIRKMVLMKLEAVGLRGAAYLMPSELSGGMARRAALARAIALDPELIMYDEPFAGQDPISMGVIVELIKKLNQVLKLTSIVVSHDVNEVLSIADYAYIVADKKVIAEGSPKALVESKDPRVVQFLSGEADGPVHFHYPTNLDYAEELFND is encoded by the coding sequence ATGCAAGAGACTAAAAATTTAATTGAGGTTAGAAATCTTACCTTTAAGCGAGGTAATCGTATTATTTATGATAACCTCAACCTTCAAGTGCAAGCAGGAAAAATAACCGCAATTATGGGTCCTTCTGGTATTGGTAAAACAACTTTACTTCGGCTTATTGGGGGTCAGTTGCAACCTGAAATGGGTGAAATTCTTTTTGATGGTGAAGATGTGTGTAAGGCAAATAATAAAACCTTGTATAAAATTCGTCAGAGAATGGGAATGTTATTCCAGTCAGGGGCTTTGTTTACTGATTTATCGACCTTTGACAATGTTGCTTACCCTATCAGAGAGCATACACAGCTACCAGAAGAATTGATTCGAAAAATGGTATTAATGAAACTTGAAGCTGTGGGTTTACGAGGAGCGGCTTACTTAATGCCATCGGAGTTATCTGGTGGTATGGCTCGTCGAGCAGCACTTGCTCGTGCTATTGCCTTAGATCCTGAGCTTATTATGTATGATGAGCCTTTTGCAGGACAGGATCCTATCAGTATGGGTGTTATTGTTGAGTTAATAAAAAAATTAAATCAAGTGTTAAAATTAACCTCGATTGTGGTATCGCACGATGTTAATGAAGTATTAAGTATTGCGGATTATGCCTATATCGTAGCAGATAAAAAGGTGATTGCGGAAGGTTCTCCGAAAGCGCTGGTGGAAAGTAAAGATCCTCGAGTTGTACAATTTTTATCTGGAGAGGCTGATGGTCCCGTTCATTTTCATTACCCAACAAATTTAGATTATGCGGAGGAGTTGTTCAATGATTAA
- a CDS encoding MBL fold metallo-hydrolase: MFNLQIIPVGAFQQNCSVIWDNQKNAAIVDPGDDGEYLIQYIEQNQLNLTQILITHAHLDHIMAADQLRQHFGVEIYGSQQADQPLFEQLGQITEDYGFPRVEGFLPDHWLNEGDVVEFGELKFDIRHLPGHAPGHIGFFDFENKIVFSGDVLFQNSIGRTDLYMGNLEQLLNTIRTKMFDLEDDFIVIPGHGAYTTIGKEKQSNPFLKK; the protein is encoded by the coding sequence ATGTTTAATTTGCAAATTATTCCTGTTGGAGCCTTTCAACAAAATTGTTCTGTAATTTGGGATAACCAGAAGAATGCAGCTATTGTTGATCCTGGTGATGATGGAGAGTATTTAATTCAGTATATTGAGCAAAACCAGTTAAATTTAACTCAAATCTTAATTACTCATGCACACCTTGATCATATTATGGCAGCAGATCAACTTCGTCAGCATTTTGGTGTGGAAATTTATGGTTCACAACAAGCAGATCAGCCTCTTTTTGAGCAATTAGGACAAATTACTGAAGATTATGGCTTTCCTAGAGTTGAAGGTTTTTTGCCCGATCATTGGTTGAATGAAGGTGATGTAGTTGAGTTTGGTGAGCTCAAATTTGATATTCGCCATTTACCGGGACACGCACCGGGACATATCGGTTTCTTTGATTTTGAAAATAAAATTGTTTTCAGTGGTGATGTGCTGTTTCAAAATAGCATTGGTCGAACTGATTTATATATGGGTAACCTTGAACAATTACTCAATACAATTAGAACAAAAATGTTTGATTTAGAAGATGATTTTATTGTTATTCCTGGTCACGGTGCTTATACGACAATAGGTAAAGAAAAACAAAGTAACCCTTTTCTAAAAAAATGA
- a CDS encoding YcbK family protein, with translation MEQIDKNRRRWLSLGGIVLGTSLLPTTVRAHLSTKKPLSLRFHNINTNERLVSKFHNGKHFIDAELHKLNYILRDRRTNRMTNMDPRLFLKIDQIQKKLALQNAEVKIICGYRTAKTNAKMRRRSRGVAKKSYHIKGQAIDLRVTGVPLSSLYKAALSLHNGGVGYYPRSNFVHIDTGPVRTWRGR, from the coding sequence GTGGAACAAATTGATAAGAACCGTCGCCGTTGGCTTTCCCTTGGGGGAATTGTATTAGGTACAAGCCTACTTCCTACAACAGTAAGGGCTCATTTATCAACCAAAAAACCACTTTCTCTTCGTTTCCATAATATCAATACGAATGAACGTCTTGTTTCCAAATTTCATAATGGAAAGCATTTTATTGATGCAGAGTTACATAAACTTAATTATATTCTGCGAGATCGTAGAACAAATAGAATGACGAATATGGATCCCAGATTATTTTTGAAAATTGATCAAATTCAAAAAAAATTAGCTTTGCAAAATGCAGAGGTTAAAATTATTTGTGGATATCGTACTGCTAAAACAAATGCGAAAATGCGTCGTCGTAGTCGTGGTGTTGCTAAAAAAAGTTATCATATTAAAGGGCAAGCCATTGATTTAAGGGTAACGGGAGTACCATTGTCTAGTTTGTATAAGGCTGCATTAAGTTTGCATAATGGCGGAGTAGGTTATTATCCTCGTAGTAATTTTGTCCATATAGATACAGGTCCTGTACGCACTTGGCGTGGTAGATAA
- a CDS encoding L,D-transpeptidase family protein, with translation MKRRSRILTSLVLLTIVWVFPTYAVTHIVNVFPKLSLKTQQIHTQKRIEKSLWSMKNPQLLTAVDGQIRKTVSAQELKLLNAVKKVYVLSNFSPLWLDKKMEQTFLEDYAVFAVSGISRNATRILNKITHSAIGSMERDIFLTDAFLDYFYYNKNLKNNINTWLYQSNTYNTKAVSDQELLMWVEAVKSDYGDKFIAKYIPSENNVYTETVKKVLTGSADNISLAKLALNAQRLRVIPNFNNGLYVNIPSYQLYYYKNGQLALHSVVVVGRKKRQTPILFSKLSDVVVNPPWTIPPTILEEDVIPKYSKDPNYGAKKGFQVLDYRGNTIAPESIDWAEYKGEAAKNFPYMIRQKPGKRAALGRYKFNMPSAEAIFLHDTPYKGVFSRKKRALSSGCIRVKKAAALSQILLSEAGWSVAKQKATYNSEQTTFVKIRSDNPVYLYYVTAWVENGQVHTLPDVYRLDPAFSSNNVDWSVFNKSF, from the coding sequence ATGAAAAGAAGAAGTCGCATATTAACGTCATTAGTTTTGTTAACCATTGTATGGGTATTTCCTACCTATGCCGTTACACATATAGTGAATGTGTTTCCAAAGTTAAGTTTAAAGACGCAGCAAATACATACACAAAAAAGAATAGAGAAATCATTATGGTCAATGAAAAATCCTCAGCTTCTCACTGCGGTTGACGGACAAATTCGTAAGACGGTTTCGGCACAAGAATTAAAATTATTGAATGCGGTAAAAAAAGTGTATGTGCTTTCAAATTTTAGTCCTCTTTGGCTAGATAAAAAAATGGAGCAAACTTTTCTTGAAGATTATGCGGTATTTGCCGTTAGTGGCATTTCTCGTAATGCAACGAGAATACTAAACAAAATTACACATAGTGCTATTGGCAGTATGGAAAGAGATATTTTTTTAACGGATGCCTTTTTAGATTACTTTTATTATAATAAAAATTTGAAAAATAATATTAATACTTGGTTATATCAATCAAATACTTATAATACAAAAGCAGTCAGTGATCAAGAGTTATTAATGTGGGTAGAGGCTGTAAAAAGTGATTACGGAGATAAATTCATTGCTAAATATATTCCAAGTGAAAATAACGTATATACAGAAACAGTAAAAAAAGTGTTAACAGGCTCTGCTGATAATATTTCTCTTGCTAAATTAGCGTTAAATGCACAGCGTTTGCGTGTTATTCCTAATTTCAATAATGGGCTTTATGTGAATATTCCAAGTTATCAGCTTTATTATTATAAAAATGGGCAGTTGGCGTTACATTCTGTGGTTGTAGTGGGACGTAAAAAACGCCAAACACCAATATTATTTAGTAAACTGAGTGATGTAGTAGTAAATCCACCATGGACAATTCCACCCACTATTTTGGAAGAAGATGTTATTCCTAAGTATTCTAAAGATCCAAACTATGGTGCAAAGAAAGGTTTTCAAGTATTAGATTATAGAGGAAATACCATTGCTCCAGAAAGTATTGATTGGGCAGAATATAAAGGTGAAGCAGCTAAAAACTTTCCATATATGATTCGTCAAAAACCAGGAAAGCGAGCAGCATTGGGTCGCTATAAATTTAATATGCCAAGTGCTGAGGCCATTTTTTTACACGATACACCATATAAAGGCGTGTTTTCAAGAAAGAAACGAGCACTAAGTTCAGGTTGTATACGAGTAAAAAAAGCAGCTGCATTGAGTCAAATATTATTATCTGAAGCAGGCTGGTCAGTCGCTAAACAAAAAGCAACTTACAATAGTGAGCAAACCACTTTTGTTAAAATTAGATCGGATAACCCTGTTTATCTTTACTATGTAACAGCGTGGGTTGAAAATGGACAAGTGCACACACTACCTGATGTTTATCGATTAGATCCAGCATTTTCATCAAACAATGTTGATTGGAGTGTTTTTAATAAATCGTTTTAA
- the uvrC gene encoding excinuclease ABC subunit UvrC, with product MQFDLDSFLKNLPHLSGIYCMYDNKHSVIYVGKAKDLKKRVSSYFRTNLTNRKTEALVAHIAYIEVTITHSETEALLLEHNYIKQYKPRYNVLLRDDKSYPYILLTDHQHPRITSFRGSKKVKGDYFGPYPNAMAVRESLNLLQKLFPIRQCQDSYYKNRSRPCLQYQIKRCLAPCVKGYCSDAEYDQQVQFVRLFLQGKDKQVITHLVKKMEQAAADLNFEEAARYRDQIQLVRSVIEKQFVSNERLDDLDIIAIAYQQGVACVHILFVRHGKVLGNRSYFPKVPSHTDLTELSDTFIGQFYLQMHQHRTIPHQIIIDHQLTEKESINHILNQQAGHKVTIVDGTVKGDRERYLRLAQTNAMKSLELRLKQNTQIEARYQALQDILNIPEIKRMECFDISHTMGNQTVASCVVFDRNGVLKSDYRRFNIDGIKGGDDYAAMEQALLKRYNKPLMPDKIPDIIFIDGGKGQLNRAVATFAQLVVDWDKTHPLLIGVSKGVERKAGLETLIISNQKNKEIHLSPDSLALHLIQHIRDESHTYAITGHRKKRQKAFTESGLESIAGIGSKRRQALLKYLGGMQGVKSATVEEISTVPGISLSLANTIFDTLQNS from the coding sequence ATGCAGTTTGATCTTGATAGTTTTTTAAAAAACCTACCACACTTATCTGGTATTTATTGTATGTATGACAATAAACACTCGGTTATTTATGTGGGTAAAGCAAAAGACTTAAAAAAGCGAGTATCAAGTTACTTTAGAACTAATCTCACCAATCGTAAGACAGAAGCATTGGTTGCACATATTGCTTATATTGAAGTCACCATCACTCATTCTGAAACCGAAGCATTATTACTTGAGCATAATTATATTAAACAATATAAACCTCGTTACAATGTTTTGCTACGAGATGATAAGTCTTATCCCTACATTTTACTGACAGATCATCAGCACCCTCGTATCACAAGTTTTCGAGGTAGTAAAAAAGTAAAAGGAGATTATTTTGGCCCTTATCCTAATGCAATGGCTGTACGAGAAAGTTTAAATTTATTACAGAAGCTTTTTCCTATTCGTCAGTGCCAAGATAGTTATTATAAAAACCGCTCTCGTCCTTGTTTACAATACCAAATTAAACGTTGTTTAGCTCCCTGTGTTAAAGGATATTGTTCTGATGCTGAATATGATCAGCAGGTGCAATTTGTACGACTGTTTTTACAGGGGAAAGATAAGCAAGTGATTACTCATTTAGTCAAAAAAATGGAACAAGCTGCAGCAGACTTAAATTTTGAAGAGGCAGCGCGTTATCGAGATCAAATTCAATTAGTGCGCTCTGTCATTGAAAAACAATTTGTATCTAATGAACGTTTAGATGATTTAGATATTATTGCTATTGCTTATCAGCAAGGCGTTGCCTGTGTGCATATCTTATTTGTTCGACACGGTAAAGTTTTAGGTAATCGTAGTTACTTTCCTAAAGTACCAAGTCATACTGATTTAACGGAGCTTAGCGATACCTTTATTGGACAATTTTATTTGCAAATGCATCAGCATAGAACGATTCCTCATCAAATTATTATTGATCATCAATTGACTGAAAAAGAATCTATAAATCATATCTTAAATCAGCAAGCAGGACATAAAGTTACCATTGTTGATGGCACAGTTAAAGGGGATCGAGAACGCTATTTACGCTTAGCTCAAACGAATGCGATGAAGTCCTTAGAGCTACGACTTAAGCAAAATACTCAAATTGAAGCACGTTATCAAGCATTACAAGATATTTTGAATATCCCTGAAATTAAGCGAATGGAGTGTTTTGATATTAGTCATACAATGGGAAATCAAACGGTTGCTTCTTGTGTGGTGTTTGATCGAAATGGAGTGCTTAAATCAGATTATCGTCGTTTTAATATTGACGGAATTAAAGGAGGGGATGATTATGCTGCAATGGAGCAAGCTTTGCTAAAACGTTATAACAAACCTTTAATGCCAGATAAAATTCCTGATATTATTTTTATTGATGGTGGCAAGGGGCAGCTTAACCGTGCGGTGGCAACATTTGCACAATTGGTGGTGGATTGGGATAAAACCCATCCTTTGCTAATAGGTGTTTCTAAAGGTGTTGAGCGTAAAGCAGGCTTAGAAACATTGATTATTAGTAATCAAAAAAATAAAGAAATTCATCTATCCCCTGATAGTTTAGCGCTACATTTAATTCAACATATTCGTGATGAATCTCATACTTATGCGATTACAGGGCACCGTAAAAAACGTCAAAAAGCGTTTACAGAGAGTGGGTTAGAGTCAATAGCGGGAATAGGAAGTAAACGTCGTCAAGCCTTATTAAAATATTTAGGAGGAATGCAAGGGGTCAAATCGGCAACGGTAGAAGAAATTTCAACTGTTCCTGGTATTTCACTTTCCCTTGCTAATACTATTTTTGATACATTACAAAATAGCTAA
- the secB gene encoding protein-export chaperone SecB: MSEENQVATEEEQEGQFELQIQRIYIKDVSFEAPNLPVIFQQEWEPDLSFELDTETKELGESLYEVTLHLNIQTTMKESKDVAFICEVKQSGVFSIAGIDGIQLAHCLAVTCPNILYPYARELVSSLVNRGSFPALNLSPLNFDALFMNYLESQQEEDEEGEQTPLN; encoded by the coding sequence ATGTCTGAAGAGAATCAAGTAGCAACAGAAGAAGAACAAGAAGGTCAATTTGAGCTTCAAATTCAACGTATTTATATAAAAGATGTTTCATTTGAGGCACCAAATCTTCCTGTTATTTTTCAACAGGAATGGGAGCCTGACTTAAGTTTTGAATTAGATACTGAAACGAAAGAACTAGGCGAAAGTCTTTATGAAGTCACTTTACACCTTAATATTCAAACAACGATGAAAGAATCAAAAGATGTAGCTTTTATTTGTGAGGTAAAACAATCGGGTGTATTTAGTATTGCAGGAATAGATGGAATACAGCTTGCACATTGTTTAGCAGTAACTTGTCCGAATATTTTATACCCATATGCAAGAGAGCTAGTGTCAAGTTTAGTGAATAGAGGTTCTTTCCCTGCGCTTAATCTTTCTCCATTAAATTTTGATGCACTATTTATGAATTATTTAGAAAGTCAGCAAGAAGAAGATGAAGAAGGTGAGCAAACACCACTTAATTAA
- a CDS encoding rhodanese-like domain-containing protein, which yields MELTFIQEIQQFTTNHTIMVVAWFGLFIALMVNIYQGLTSKFKIIANAEATRLINKEDGVVLDLRSDDDFKAGHIIDSLHLLPSDIKNKNIHRIEKYKTKPIILVDGNGMTSNSSAKLLIEQGFEQVYVLKEGMNAWRAEKLPLIKKHK from the coding sequence ATGGAATTAACATTTATTCAAGAAATTCAACAATTTACAACAAATCACACCATTATGGTTGTAGCGTGGTTTGGGTTATTTATTGCTTTGATGGTTAATATTTATCAAGGGTTAACGAGTAAATTTAAAATTATTGCCAATGCAGAGGCCACTCGTTTAATTAATAAAGAAGATGGCGTTGTATTGGATTTACGTTCAGATGATGACTTTAAAGCTGGACATATTATCGATAGTTTACATCTTTTACCGTCGGATATTAAAAATAAAAATATTCATCGTATTGAGAAGTACAAAACTAAACCTATTATTTTGGTTGATGGTAATGGTATGACCTCAAATAGCAGTGCCAAGTTGTTGATAGAACAAGGTTTTGAACAGGTTTATGTTTTGAAAGAAGGAATGAATGCTTGGCGAGCAGAGAAATTGCCTTTAATTAAGAAACATAAGTAA